In Stieleria varia, one genomic interval encodes:
- a CDS encoding aminotransferase class V-fold PLP-dependent enzyme — MPIVRQWAYLDHAAVGPLPGPTADAIRHFAMQAECLGDTVWPQWSRKLDLLRSSFADLISAEPSEICLVPNTTTGINIVAEGWPWQPGDSVVLPEGEFPSNLFPWQNQASRGVELRIIPRRDGRVEVADLLDHVDDSTRMIAVSWVGYASGYRVDLHELVQQAHRRGVLVFLDAIQGLGMYPLDCRQTPVDFLAADGHKWMLGPEGIGVAMIRQEHLNTLRCGNVGWNSVQASFNYAQPELKLRNSATRFEAGSSNMLGASALSASVDLIGAVNQAHGPQAIEKRLVELATQFHHQLSDLGIDSRMPSDPQHRSGIVTFEVPWAEPNAVRNAALEKNCVVSCRDGGVRASIHAYNDASDLQRLIDVVASLKP, encoded by the coding sequence ATGCCGATCGTCCGCCAGTGGGCCTATTTGGATCACGCCGCGGTTGGGCCACTGCCCGGTCCGACGGCCGACGCGATCCGGCATTTTGCCATGCAAGCGGAGTGTTTGGGGGACACGGTCTGGCCGCAATGGTCCCGAAAATTGGATCTTCTGCGGTCAAGTTTCGCTGATCTGATCTCCGCCGAACCCTCCGAAATCTGCTTGGTGCCCAACACGACCACCGGGATCAACATCGTCGCCGAAGGATGGCCGTGGCAACCAGGCGACAGCGTGGTGCTACCCGAAGGCGAGTTCCCCAGCAACCTCTTTCCGTGGCAAAACCAAGCCAGTCGGGGTGTCGAGCTGAGAATCATTCCCCGTCGCGATGGACGAGTCGAGGTCGCTGACTTGCTCGATCACGTCGACGACAGCACGCGCATGATTGCGGTCAGTTGGGTCGGATACGCCAGCGGATACCGAGTCGATTTGCACGAATTGGTCCAGCAAGCGCACCGGCGTGGCGTGTTGGTCTTTCTCGATGCCATCCAAGGTCTGGGAATGTACCCGCTGGATTGCCGCCAAACACCGGTCGATTTCCTCGCCGCCGATGGTCACAAATGGATGCTCGGTCCGGAAGGCATCGGGGTGGCGATGATTCGCCAGGAACATCTGAACACCCTGCGTTGTGGCAACGTCGGCTGGAACAGCGTTCAAGCCTCGTTCAACTACGCCCAGCCGGAATTGAAACTTCGCAACTCCGCCACGCGTTTCGAAGCGGGCTCGTCCAACATGCTCGGCGCGAGCGCTCTCTCAGCCAGCGTGGACTTGATCGGTGCTGTCAACCAAGCTCACGGCCCCCAGGCGATCGAAAAGCGATTAGTGGAGTTGGCCACGCAATTTCACCACCAACTGAGCGACCTGGGAATCGACAGTCGGATGCCGTCGGACCCGCAGCATCGTAGCGGCATCGTGACCTTCGAGGTCCCGTGGGCGGAACCCAACGCGGTTCGCAACGCGGCACTGGAAAAAAACTGCGTCGTCAGTTGTCGCGACGGCGGCGTTCGAGCCAGCATTCACGCTTACAATGACGCAAGTGACCTGCAGCGTTTGATCGATGTCGTCGCATCGCTGAAACCATAG
- a CDS encoding right-handed parallel beta-helix repeat-containing protein → MLLLRPVIAVCFLVLIVSPIVTSPVIAADLVGDGVADDTVAIQAMVDRLKGSVRFPSGTYRITRPIVIDLARCDSASVGGDGRVRLIMDGPGPALDIVGTHDGTAAPQSVRERVWQWQNSPVIADLEIVGNHPESGGVRLAGTMQPTLRDLTIRKTRHAIHLVGRNRNVIVRDCHLYENTGVGLFFDAVNLHQTNITGSHISYNAGGGIVIRGGDVRNVHITGCDIEGNMGDEAAPPAANVWLVSGNGSIGEVAITGCTIQHAHEAADSANIRIDLRSNPVRVTEELRHGNITISGNVLSDTQVNVHLLHARGATINGNTIWKGYHANVLLQDCEAITLTGNAMDRNPRYHYGDGDQAKLGVRLEDCSKCILSANVINGVGLREAALELQGCDDINVLGNTIMDSHAKAVIINDCRKCRVTNCIFENESAIEVKDSQDILVSDNGS, encoded by the coding sequence ATGCTTCTTCTTCGCCCTGTGATTGCCGTTTGTTTTTTGGTTTTGATTGTCAGCCCGATTGTCACCAGCCCGGTGATTGCGGCTGACTTGGTGGGCGATGGGGTGGCTGACGACACCGTGGCCATTCAGGCGATGGTGGATCGGTTGAAGGGAAGCGTTCGGTTTCCTTCTGGAACGTATCGGATCACTCGTCCGATTGTGATTGACTTGGCTCGTTGTGATTCGGCATCTGTCGGCGGTGATGGGCGAGTGAGGCTCATCATGGACGGACCCGGCCCGGCGTTGGACATTGTGGGAACACACGACGGAACGGCGGCGCCGCAGTCCGTTCGCGAGCGAGTTTGGCAGTGGCAAAACTCGCCGGTCATCGCTGATTTGGAAATCGTCGGCAATCATCCCGAATCGGGCGGCGTCAGACTTGCCGGCACCATGCAACCCACACTGCGTGACTTGACGATCCGGAAAACGCGACACGCAATTCATTTAGTGGGGCGAAACCGAAATGTGATCGTTCGCGATTGCCACTTGTACGAGAACACGGGAGTGGGACTGTTTTTTGATGCCGTCAATCTGCACCAGACCAACATCACGGGTTCACACATCAGCTACAACGCGGGCGGTGGCATCGTGATCCGAGGCGGTGACGTCCGCAACGTGCACATCACCGGATGTGATATCGAAGGCAACATGGGCGACGAAGCAGCTCCACCGGCGGCCAACGTCTGGTTGGTTTCCGGCAACGGTTCGATCGGCGAAGTAGCGATCACGGGCTGTACGATCCAGCATGCTCACGAAGCGGCAGACTCCGCGAACATTCGCATTGACTTGCGAAGCAATCCTGTGAGGGTGACGGAGGAACTGAGGCACGGAAACATCACGATCAGCGGCAATGTTTTGTCGGATACGCAAGTCAACGTGCATTTGTTGCACGCTCGCGGGGCGACGATCAACGGCAACACCATTTGGAAAGGTTACCATGCCAATGTCCTGCTGCAGGACTGCGAAGCAATCACTCTGACCGGCAACGCGATGGACCGCAACCCTCGCTACCACTATGGCGATGGTGATCAAGCCAAGCTGGGAGTTCGCTTGGAGGACTGTTCCAAATGCATTCTGTCGGCCAACGTGATCAACGGCGTAGGGCTGCGGGAGGCCGCGTTGGAATTGCAGGGATGCGATGACATCAATGTTCTGGGCAACACGATCATGGATTCACACGCCAAGGCGGTCATCATCAACGACTGTCGCAAATGCCGCGTCACGAATTGTATTTTTGAGAACGAAAGCGCGATCGAAGTGAAAGACTCGCAAGACATCCTTGTCAGCGATAACGGTTCCTGA
- a CDS encoding energy transducer TonB — protein sequence MNLPVRRHRLIANSVSLTTHAGLLLVAGLVTAPAVLWQTNVNRGRSTTLIVSIESTTSVAQPIANVQPIVTEAETEPPAPVETAQSETVPVDRLPDEVPEHRPAESASLAAMTAPEPEPLPVVSANLPPPPAMTEKMPVTVEPEKKRRKKKTVASAALHASLMAPPPIDAPTGANYDTPPSKLPENEPPNYPDDAQAAGHEGRVVLVVTVKSDGSVADIAVATSSGFGVLDSAALEAVFQWRFSPAKFRGLPVTAEILVPIRFTLGAKS from the coding sequence ATGAATTTGCCCGTACGACGCCACCGATTGATCGCGAATTCAGTCAGTTTGACGACCCATGCTGGTCTCTTGCTGGTTGCTGGATTGGTCACCGCACCCGCTGTGCTTTGGCAAACCAACGTCAACCGTGGACGTTCGACAACGCTCATCGTTTCGATTGAATCAACCACTTCGGTTGCTCAACCCATCGCAAATGTCCAGCCGATCGTCACCGAGGCAGAGACAGAACCGCCTGCCCCAGTTGAAACCGCCCAAAGTGAAACCGTTCCAGTTGACAGGTTACCGGACGAAGTGCCAGAACATCGTCCTGCTGAGTCGGCGTCCTTGGCGGCCATGACCGCTCCGGAGCCCGAGCCCTTGCCGGTGGTTTCAGCAAACCTGCCGCCTCCCCCGGCGATGACGGAAAAGATGCCCGTTACCGTCGAGCCAGAAAAAAAACGCCGCAAGAAAAAGACGGTCGCCTCGGCTGCATTGCATGCATCGCTTATGGCACCTCCGCCGATCGACGCCCCGACCGGTGCGAACTACGACACTCCGCCGAGTAAACTACCTGAGAACGAACCGCCAAATTACCCTGACGACGCGCAAGCCGCAGGTCACGAGGGACGCGTCGTTCTTGTGGTGACCGTCAAGAGCGACGGCAGTGTTGCCGACATTGCGGTTGCGACCTCCAGCGGGTTTGGCGTCCTGGATTCGGCAGCCTTGGAGGCGGTGTTTCAATGGCGATTCAGCCCGGCTAAGTTCAGAGGTTTGCCAGTAACGGCGGAGATCCTCGTACCCATCCGGTTCACACTCGGCGCCAAATCTTAA
- a CDS encoding DUF1501 domain-containing protein — protein MTRRQTLSLGTSGFAAVALSGLMHNSVSGRDAKLDAEALPAGAALPATHHGARAKHVIFCYMSGGVSHVDSFDPKPKLARLHGKPMPVAVQRTQFNRNGNVFASPFEFTRHGESGIPISSMFPQLGTVADELAVVRSMTTTANEHAQGNFVMHTGFPFMGFPAAGAWCAYGLGSENENLPSYVVLQSGNAIPPHGGVSLFSNGFLPAQHQGSILQADRAEAIRDLQSPDGPAIQSRRLEFAKLFDQQFLDATGNDQQIAAAIKNYETAFRMQTAVPEVCDLSGETQETQSLYGIDSSNPLVSAYARQCLLARRLVQRGVRFIELSCLTAGIGAGGAANPWDQHGDLENGHRAMGEQVDQPIAALVQDLKRCGLLDETLIVWAGEFGRTPFSQGSNGRDHNPFGFSIWMAGGGVRGGTIHGATDELGYHAVENPANPYDLWATVLHLMGIDHTRLTYRYSGRDMRLTDVHGNVMKPILESESAA, from the coding sequence ATGACTCGGCGACAGACGTTGTCGCTGGGAACCAGCGGTTTCGCCGCGGTTGCCCTGTCGGGATTGATGCACAACTCCGTTTCGGGGCGCGATGCCAAACTCGACGCGGAGGCTTTGCCTGCCGGTGCCGCGTTGCCTGCGACACATCACGGGGCGCGAGCCAAGCATGTGATCTTTTGCTACATGTCGGGTGGCGTGTCCCACGTGGATTCCTTTGACCCCAAACCCAAGCTTGCCCGATTGCACGGCAAGCCGATGCCGGTTGCCGTCCAGCGGACGCAGTTCAATCGCAATGGCAACGTCTTTGCGAGTCCCTTTGAGTTCACTCGGCACGGCGAAAGCGGGATACCGATCAGCAGCATGTTTCCGCAATTGGGAACGGTGGCCGATGAGTTGGCCGTGGTCCGCTCGATGACCACAACCGCCAACGAACACGCGCAGGGCAACTTTGTCATGCACACCGGGTTTCCGTTCATGGGTTTCCCGGCGGCGGGCGCGTGGTGCGCGTACGGACTGGGTAGCGAGAATGAAAACTTGCCGTCCTACGTGGTGCTGCAAAGTGGCAACGCGATCCCGCCGCACGGCGGTGTATCGCTTTTCAGCAACGGTTTCTTGCCAGCCCAGCATCAGGGATCGATCTTGCAAGCCGATCGTGCGGAAGCCATTCGCGACTTGCAATCGCCAGACGGACCGGCAATCCAATCACGACGCTTGGAATTCGCCAAACTGTTTGACCAGCAGTTTCTCGACGCAACGGGCAACGACCAACAGATCGCAGCGGCAATCAAGAACTACGAAACTGCGTTTCGGATGCAAACCGCCGTGCCGGAGGTCTGCGACCTGTCTGGTGAAACCCAAGAAACACAATCGTTGTACGGGATCGACTCATCCAACCCATTGGTCTCCGCGTACGCGCGGCAGTGTTTGTTGGCGCGACGACTCGTCCAACGCGGTGTTCGGTTCATTGAACTGAGTTGTTTGACCGCCGGGATCGGTGCCGGCGGCGCAGCGAATCCGTGGGATCAACACGGTGACTTAGAAAACGGTCACCGTGCCATGGGTGAGCAAGTTGACCAGCCGATTGCCGCGTTGGTGCAAGATCTCAAGCGTTGCGGATTGTTGGACGAGACATTGATCGTTTGGGCCGGCGAATTTGGACGTACACCGTTTTCCCAAGGCAGCAACGGACGTGATCACAACCCGTTCGGTTTCAGCATCTGGATGGCAGGGGGAGGAGTTCGTGGAGGGACGATTCACGGCGCGACTGACGAGTTGGGATACCACGCGGTTGAGAATCCGGCGAATCCCTACGACCTCTGGGCGACGGTGTTGCACTTGATGGGCATCGACCACACGCGATTGACATACCGCTACAGCGGTCGTGACATGCGGCTGACCGACGTGCACGGAAACGTGATGAAACCCATCCTGGAATCCGAATCCGCGGCTTGA
- a CDS encoding DUF1553 domain-containing protein: MPRVFAFFVITAVCLIAVAHEKSFSQETDAEAPQKLEFFEAKIRPVLIEQCYECHNSHETAEADLALDHRAPMLEPRDDGRLVVPGHPEQSRLLAIINHKVAGLEMPEGRPKLSESVLADFKKWIGDGAYDPRSTAPTHSELTAATSWDAVFQRRKQHWCWQPIRDVRPPAIEIDVVDVPLRRSPYAIDRFVAAKQREAGVTCADRADETTLVRRLYYTLIGLPPTPQQARQWTMRLREDHENGFGELVDELLASPHFGERWARHWMDWIRYAESHGSEGDPAIDGAWRYRDYLIRAFNADVPFDQLLREHIAGDLLTQPRINHEMQINESVIGTSHWRMVFHGFAPTDALEEKVRFTDDQVNSFSKAFLGLTVSCARCHDHKFDAISQADYYALYGILAGARPARHTIDDPQRDIAARNAIAELKNEIRRSIAEEWLSQTDTLKQRLEDLAKGDPPATQDVSAFLSPLIQAAKRQRESKDVSQAWYAAIKGIGGSNDSDAETTGHHLWDFADNTDYQQWHAAGNGLPVRSGSAGQFAIDTQVGRVLKGIYPAGVISNDVSSRDAARLSSPDIELKPSMKVWLQTIGEGESSSRYVVQDYPRNGTVYPVQNLAETWKWQSFDVGYWSGDKIHLELTTARDAPLLVKGTERSWFGIRKAMVLPADQSPPNDSAEILQPLLTGQTDPHSLDDVLAIYQAAITRAIRSWRDGKVDDSQALMLDVCLRAGLIANDLGRLPNTASLIDQYRRLESTLPSQIRVPGIEDVVERQQPLYIRGDHKHAAEVVPARFLSAVDAAPYDPATRRLQLADDMLRDDNPLTRRVIVNRLWHHLFGVGIVPTPDNFGELGVLPTHPELLDWLAGELSRNGGSMKSMIRSMVTSETWQLSSTVPSGLDETDPENTLLTHARIRRLDAEAIRDGMLAVSGTLDDRLFGDPVPGDQPRRSVYVRVIRNQLDPFLRVFDFPEPFATVGRRNATNVPAQSLTMLNNEFVSRLAGQWGARIETLPDDSQRLHELFWTAFGRRPTETEAELARAYLSDVAQQRQADQQALAATQQQLTQLQQQIDDIKRPIREQLAESLQQNEDAASSLDESHLIGRWDFRSGINDQRGTADAKLIGDASLSDEGLVVGPREGKMRHAVTEPIDRTIGEKTLMATVRLDDLNQSGGGVLSVQTRDGAVFDSIVFGEQQPGRWMSGSDHFRRTQPFRVPVETEASQRPVQLAIVYHADGRITAYRDGQVYGTKYRSDGPIRYPKNEWVISFGVRHLPANPGRMLRGTIQSAMIFDNALDSDQIEQWFHQTGRIVTDAMVLEKLAPSDRQSVLQTQRRIDQLSGKLDQLKLRLGRAGSQSDWAELARSMFLMKEFIYLR, translated from the coding sequence ATGCCACGAGTTTTCGCGTTCTTTGTCATCACCGCTGTTTGCTTGATCGCGGTTGCGCACGAAAAATCGTTCTCGCAAGAGACCGATGCAGAGGCTCCGCAGAAACTCGAGTTCTTTGAAGCCAAAATCCGTCCGGTGTTGATCGAGCAGTGCTACGAGTGCCACAACTCTCACGAGACCGCGGAAGCCGACTTGGCATTGGACCATCGTGCTCCGATGCTGGAACCCCGTGACGATGGTCGGCTTGTCGTTCCCGGGCATCCCGAACAAAGCCGCTTGTTGGCGATCATCAATCACAAAGTCGCCGGACTGGAGATGCCTGAGGGGCGTCCAAAACTTTCTGAATCCGTGTTGGCCGATTTTAAGAAGTGGATTGGCGACGGAGCGTATGATCCGCGTTCCACCGCTCCCACCCATTCCGAATTGACCGCCGCGACTTCCTGGGACGCCGTTTTTCAACGTCGCAAACAACATTGGTGCTGGCAACCGATTCGAGACGTCCGGCCGCCTGCTATCGAGATAGACGTCGTCGATGTGCCTTTGCGTCGATCGCCATACGCGATCGATCGATTCGTAGCGGCCAAACAACGTGAGGCTGGTGTGACGTGCGCCGACCGTGCGGACGAAACCACGCTGGTTCGCCGATTGTACTACACACTGATCGGACTACCACCAACACCGCAGCAAGCCCGGCAATGGACAATGCGTTTGCGGGAGGACCACGAAAACGGGTTTGGCGAGTTGGTCGATGAATTGTTGGCCAGCCCTCACTTTGGCGAACGCTGGGCGCGACACTGGATGGACTGGATTCGCTACGCCGAGTCACATGGCAGCGAAGGCGACCCGGCGATCGACGGTGCCTGGCGTTATCGCGACTACCTGATCCGCGCATTCAACGCCGACGTTCCATTTGATCAATTGCTACGTGAGCACATTGCGGGCGACTTGCTGACACAGCCGCGAATCAATCATGAGATGCAGATCAACGAGTCTGTCATCGGCACGTCGCATTGGCGAATGGTCTTTCACGGCTTTGCACCGACCGATGCATTAGAGGAAAAAGTGCGCTTCACGGACGATCAAGTCAACTCGTTCTCCAAGGCATTCCTGGGTCTGACGGTCTCCTGCGCCCGATGCCACGATCACAAGTTTGACGCGATCAGCCAAGCCGACTACTACGCGTTGTACGGAATCCTTGCCGGTGCTCGCCCGGCACGTCACACGATCGATGACCCGCAACGGGACATTGCAGCACGCAATGCGATAGCGGAGCTGAAGAACGAGATTCGCCGGTCGATCGCGGAGGAATGGCTTTCTCAAACGGATACGTTGAAACAGCGTTTGGAGGACTTGGCAAAGGGCGATCCACCAGCAACGCAGGATGTGTCGGCGTTCTTATCACCGCTGATCCAAGCGGCAAAGCGTCAGCGGGAAAGCAAGGATGTTTCGCAGGCTTGGTACGCTGCCATCAAAGGTATTGGCGGTTCGAACGACTCCGACGCCGAGACGACGGGGCATCACCTGTGGGACTTTGCCGACAACACGGACTACCAACAATGGCACGCGGCGGGGAATGGATTGCCCGTTCGATCCGGCAGTGCAGGGCAATTCGCGATCGATACGCAAGTCGGCCGAGTGCTCAAGGGAATCTATCCCGCCGGAGTCATTTCCAATGACGTCTCGTCGCGTGATGCAGCCAGATTAAGTTCGCCGGATATCGAACTGAAACCCTCGATGAAGGTTTGGTTGCAGACGATCGGCGAGGGAGAAAGCTCGTCGCGATATGTTGTTCAAGATTATCCGAGAAACGGTACCGTGTATCCCGTCCAAAATTTGGCGGAAACCTGGAAATGGCAGTCCTTTGACGTCGGCTATTGGAGCGGTGACAAAATCCATTTGGAACTCACCACCGCGCGAGATGCGCCGCTGTTGGTTAAAGGCACCGAGCGATCGTGGTTTGGAATTCGCAAAGCCATGGTGTTGCCCGCCGACCAATCGCCACCCAATGATTCTGCGGAAATCCTGCAACCATTGCTGACGGGGCAAACCGATCCGCACTCCTTAGATGACGTCCTGGCGATCTATCAAGCGGCAATCACGAGGGCGATCAGATCGTGGCGTGACGGAAAAGTCGACGATTCCCAGGCGTTGATGTTGGACGTTTGTTTGCGAGCAGGTTTGATCGCCAATGACCTTGGACGCTTGCCAAACACTGCGTCCTTGATCGATCAATATCGTCGTTTGGAATCAACGCTACCCTCACAGATTCGTGTGCCGGGCATTGAGGATGTGGTGGAACGACAACAGCCGCTGTACATCCGCGGTGATCACAAGCATGCCGCCGAAGTGGTGCCGGCTCGATTTCTGTCCGCAGTCGACGCGGCCCCATACGATCCCGCAACTCGACGATTGCAACTCGCCGATGACATGTTGCGTGATGACAACCCGCTGACTCGCCGAGTGATCGTTAACCGTTTGTGGCATCATCTGTTCGGTGTCGGCATCGTTCCCACGCCTGACAACTTTGGCGAACTCGGTGTCCTGCCGACTCATCCAGAGCTACTGGATTGGTTGGCGGGCGAGTTGTCACGCAACGGCGGATCGATGAAATCGATGATCAGGTCCATGGTCACCAGCGAGACTTGGCAACTGTCGTCGACGGTACCATCGGGCTTGGACGAGACCGATCCCGAGAACACTTTGTTGACCCATGCCAGAATTCGCCGCCTCGACGCCGAAGCGATACGGGACGGCATGCTCGCTGTTTCTGGAACGCTAGACGATCGCTTGTTCGGTGATCCCGTTCCCGGAGATCAGCCGCGCCGCAGTGTCTACGTTCGCGTGATCCGCAACCAACTGGATCCCTTTTTGAGGGTTTTCGATTTCCCAGAACCCTTCGCGACGGTCGGGCGGCGCAATGCAACGAACGTGCCCGCGCAGTCGTTGACCATGCTCAACAACGAGTTCGTTTCGCGTTTGGCCGGTCAGTGGGGCGCCAGAATCGAAACGCTGCCTGACGATTCTCAGCGGTTGCACGAATTGTTTTGGACAGCGTTCGGTCGGCGGCCGACGGAGACGGAAGCAGAGCTTGCTCGGGCGTATCTATCGGATGTCGCTCAGCAGAGACAGGCCGACCAACAAGCGTTGGCTGCGACGCAGCAGCAACTGACTCAGTTACAACAACAGATCGACGACATCAAGCGTCCGATCCGTGAACAGCTTGCCGAGAGTCTGCAGCAAAACGAAGACGCCGCATCGTCCTTGGATGAATCCCATTTGATCGGTCGCTGGGATTTTCGCTCCGGCATCAATGATCAAAGGGGTACCGCCGATGCAAAGCTGATCGGAGACGCGTCGTTGTCTGACGAAGGTCTGGTCGTTGGCCCCAGAGAGGGAAAGATGCGACATGCAGTCACTGAGCCGATCGATAGAACGATCGGGGAAAAGACGCTCATGGCAACGGTGCGACTCGACGATTTGAACCAATCCGGTGGCGGCGTGCTGTCGGTGCAAACTCGTGACGGAGCCGTTTTTGACTCGATCGTTTTCGGCGAACAGCAACCGGGGCGGTGGATGTCGGGCAGCGATCATTTTCGACGAACGCAACCTTTTCGTGTCCCCGTCGAAACAGAGGCCAGCCAGCGACCGGTTCAACTGGCGATCGTTTATCACGCCGACGGGCGAATCACGGCTTATCGCGACGGACAGGTCTACGGAACGAAGTATCGCAGCGACGGACCGATCCGGTATCCCAAGAACGAATGGGTGATCAGCTTCGGCGTACGGCATCTGCCGGCAAATCCGGGACGGATGCTGCGTGGAACGATTCAGTCCGCGATGATCTTTGACAACGCACTGGACTCCGATCAGATCGAACAATGGTTTCACCAAACCGGACGCATCGTGACCGATGCAATGGTGCTGGAGAAATTGGCCCCGTCCGATCGCCAGAGCGTTCTACAAACCCAGCGTCGCATCGATCAACTCAGCGGCAAGCTCGATCAGTTGAAGTTGCGATTGGGGCGTGCGGGTAGCCAATCCGACTGGGCGGAACTGGCTCGCTCGATGTTCCTGATGAAAGAATTCATTTATCTCCGATAG
- the coaD gene encoding pantetheine-phosphate adenylyltransferase, with translation MNNPRIAVYTGSFDPITLGHMHIIERASRLFDQLIIGIGINADKRALFTPRERLDLVGTVTGGMDNVQIEIFEGLAVDFVRSMGSRIMVRGIRPLTDIAGEFTMMMANRQLDADIETAFLMADERFAHVSSSLLKQIATLSDDDDQLAKFVPQAIIAPLRAKLRD, from the coding sequence ATGAACAATCCCCGCATTGCGGTTTACACAGGCTCGTTTGACCCCATCACGCTGGGGCATATGCACATCATCGAGCGTGCCTCGCGCTTGTTCGATCAGTTGATCATCGGAATCGGGATCAACGCGGACAAGCGTGCCTTGTTCACGCCCCGCGAACGTTTGGATTTGGTCGGCACCGTCACCGGAGGAATGGACAATGTCCAGATCGAGATCTTTGAAGGCCTGGCGGTGGACTTTGTTCGCAGCATGGGCTCACGCATCATGGTTCGCGGCATTCGCCCGCTGACGGACATTGCCGGTGAGTTCACGATGATGATGGCCAACCGTCAGCTCGACGCCGACATCGAAACCGCTTTCCTGATGGCCGACGAACGATTCGCGCACGTCAGCAGCAGCCTGCTCAAACAAATCGCGACGCTGAGCGACGACGATGATCAGTTGGCAAAGTTTGTTCCCCAAGCAATCATCGCTCCGCTGCGTGCCAAGCTGCGAGACTGA